Proteins from a genomic interval of Methanofollis formosanus:
- a CDS encoding PEGA domain-containing protein, producing the protein MKGMHRAATRILVVTALFLLLAPLITVPVSAATTEVTITKLANDDETVLDQKTVTWEWMRDNLPVKGDGETMYYTQGPIFEGAWEDVHPGEPYDAWNPTEDVNLEYKDHGEFMGTDVMDLCDLVGGADPEEDTITIKAKDGLKKTWPADYVYNPNPRQGPMVIAWYHGKDIGTVGEDFRQGMRLYFLGETTNEAGMHVWGNWDMHESWDEEYWYYYQGTYPSASGVSVQMVSDIIIHSEIDPDQGGSSSGDGGSSRPRGLEGAELTRTLHGTVNGSVALIRTAGETQTIEAGETARFSLNTTGLENVETARLYLFGTNNTAKGDAKREDISAHLDSQRLSLTNYYADRGPNGDSPAVETWCYDLPATLPRGIRSLEVKSDGPAETSLTLYGGVLFAVVRDDHRGISYWVAEGADAVEADPSAGVDEEAATSKAWFPDEIPRDGAIDARVFSVATGASGNDTSTNCLTFQDGEWMNLLDAGEENISIGEAEVTSYLKSSDNTLAVFSVSYDERGDYLENRLAVLVVGTREEEPTPEPPTVQTTAPPTVQTTSSPPPTTIQDREVEVETAEEEGFWSGFFGWLHNLPLVGALFPAPTAVTAPPEPTPTPAIEPVSTPAPSLPASAPLNIITYPAGAQVVLDGEYLGMITPARFEGLSTGTHSLELALEGYRPYETTFDLTGETDVTVALESASPNINVDPACLDRLAAQGTDLRSGGVYVDATDEGATIYIDSKKIEGTTPQVVNGLKEGRHKVKVKKGKAEYRVDTREVWVIPGTIVPVYFDRYEQSMTRTVTLDAPAFKGEYCAVNGHPTGKKMPAKVKVPVLNAFASVFHDGAYLSVPIPTYAGDGETVLLKEMPGLTTLMVDSKPAGAEIFIDGFDTGHATPYLIENVSYGRHGVMVTKPGYLPKEDEVLIPKGTDDRSVTFNLETYAHGALYVNSTSAGAKIYLYGLNTGEVTPHLFTGMDLGKYTVKVVGRSDSDTVEDVMVVPDRMATCEVRLKE; encoded by the coding sequence ATGAAGGGAATGCACAGAGCGGCGACCAGAATCCTGGTCGTCACCGCACTCTTTCTCCTTCTGGCACCATTGATCACCGTTCCGGTCTCGGCGGCGACGACCGAAGTGACCATCACCAAACTGGCAAACGACGACGAAACGGTCCTCGACCAGAAGACCGTCACCTGGGAATGGATGAGAGATAATCTTCCCGTCAAGGGAGACGGCGAGACGATGTACTATACCCAGGGCCCGATCTTCGAGGGAGCATGGGAAGATGTCCATCCTGGCGAACCCTATGACGCCTGGAACCCGACCGAGGATGTCAATCTTGAGTACAAAGATCATGGCGAGTTCATGGGCACCGACGTCATGGACCTCTGCGACCTCGTCGGCGGGGCCGATCCCGAAGAAGACACGATCACCATAAAAGCGAAAGACGGTCTGAAGAAAACCTGGCCTGCCGATTATGTCTATAACCCCAATCCCAGGCAGGGACCGATGGTGATCGCCTGGTATCATGGCAAGGACATCGGGACTGTCGGTGAAGATTTCAGGCAGGGTATGCGTCTTTATTTCCTGGGCGAAACGACGAACGAGGCGGGAATGCATGTCTGGGGCAACTGGGACATGCACGAGTCATGGGACGAGGAGTACTGGTATTACTACCAGGGAACCTATCCATCGGCAAGCGGCGTCTCGGTCCAGATGGTCTCTGACATCATCATCCACAGCGAGATCGACCCCGACCAGGGGGGCTCTTCCTCTGGCGACGGCGGGTCTTCCAGGCCCCGCGGCCTTGAGGGCGCGGAACTCACCCGGACCCTTCATGGGACGGTGAACGGATCGGTCGCTCTTATCCGGACCGCCGGCGAGACACAGACGATCGAGGCCGGAGAGACCGCCCGCTTCTCGCTCAACACCACCGGGCTTGAGAATGTCGAGACCGCTCGCCTGTACCTTTTCGGCACGAACAACACCGCAAAGGGCGATGCGAAACGGGAAGACATCTCTGCTCATCTCGATTCGCAGCGGCTCAGCCTTACGAACTATTATGCCGACCGCGGCCCGAACGGTGACAGTCCGGCCGTCGAAACCTGGTGTTACGACCTTCCGGCCACCCTTCCTCGCGGCATTCGCTCTTTAGAGGTGAAATCCGACGGCCCGGCAGAGACCTCACTCACCCTGTACGGCGGAGTGCTCTTTGCGGTCGTCAGGGACGATCATCGAGGCATCTCGTACTGGGTGGCCGAGGGTGCGGACGCCGTCGAGGCCGATCCCTCTGCCGGTGTCGATGAAGAGGCCGCCACCAGCAAGGCCTGGTTCCCTGACGAGATCCCGCGAGACGGAGCGATCGATGCCAGGGTCTTCTCGGTCGCGACTGGTGCATCCGGGAACGACACCTCCACCAACTGCCTCACATTCCAGGACGGGGAGTGGATGAACCTCCTCGATGCCGGCGAGGAGAATATTTCGATCGGCGAGGCCGAGGTGACCTCGTACCTCAAGTCGAGCGACAACACGCTTGCGGTTTTCAGCGTCTCGTATGACGAGCGTGGGGATTATCTGGAGAACCGTCTCGCCGTCCTGGTCGTCGGCACCCGCGAGGAGGAACCGACCCCCGAACCGCCGACCGTCCAGACGACGGCGCCGCCGACCGTCCAGACCACCTCGTCTCCGCCGCCCACCACCATCCAGGACAGGGAGGTCGAGGTCGAGACCGCAGAGGAGGAAGGCTTCTGGTCGGGCTTTTTTGGCTGGCTGCACAATCTCCCGCTCGTCGGGGCCCTCTTCCCGGCACCGACAGCGGTGACCGCACCGCCTGAACCCACGCCGACGCCTGCCATCGAACCGGTCTCCACACCTGCACCCTCCCTGCCGGCGAGCGCACCCCTCAACATCATCACCTACCCGGCCGGGGCGCAGGTCGTCCTTGACGGCGAGTACCTCGGGATGATCACGCCGGCCAGGTTTGAGGGCCTCTCTACCGGTACTCACTCTCTGGAACTGGCCCTTGAGGGCTACCGTCCCTACGAGACCACCTTCGACCTCACCGGCGAAACCGACGTGACGGTCGCCCTCGAATCGGCCAGCCCGAACATCAACGTCGACCCGGCCTGTCTGGACCGCCTCGCCGCTCAGGGGACCGACCTGCGTTCAGGCGGGGTCTATGTGGACGCCACCGACGAGGGGGCGACGATCTATATCGACAGCAAGAAGATCGAGGGGACGACCCCCCAGGTGGTCAACGGCCTCAAAGAAGGGCGGCACAAGGTGAAAGTCAAAAAAGGCAAGGCCGAGTATCGGGTCGACACCCGTGAGGTCTGGGTGATCCCCGGCACGATCGTCCCGGTCTATTTCGACCGCTACGAACAGTCGATGACGCGGACGGTCACCCTGGATGCCCCGGCCTTCAAGGGGGAGTACTGTGCGGTCAACGGCCACCCCACCGGCAAGAAGATGCCGGCAAAGGTGAAGGTTCCGGTCCTCAACGCCTTTGCTTCAGTCTTCCATGACGGCGCCTACCTCTCGGTCCCGATCCCGACATATGCCGGAGACGGCGAGACGGTACTTCTCAAAGAGATGCCAGGCCTCACTACCCTCATGGTCGATTCAAAACCGGCTGGCGCCGAGATCTTCATCGACGGCTTCGACACCGGGCATGCGACCCCGTACCTCATAGAAAATGTCTCGTACGGCCGCCATGGCGTGATGGTCACGAAGCCCGGGTACCTCCCGAAGGAGGACGAGGTTCTCATCCCGAAAGGGACCGACGATCGTTCTGTCACATTCAATCTGGAGACCTATGCCCACGGTGCCCTGTATGTGAACAGCACATCGGCAGGGGCGAAGATCTACCTCTACGGACTGAACACCGGCGAAGTCACGCCGCATCTCTTCACCGGCATGGACCTCGGGAAGTACACGGTCAAGGTGGTCGGGCGCTCCGACTCCGATACCGTCGAAGACGTGATGGTCGTCCCTGACCGGATGGCCACCTGCGAGGTCAGGTTGAAGGAATGA
- a CDS encoding argininosuccinate synthase, producing MRDHGVLKAVGLVLALLVFMIPAAAATTEVHVVKYAPDGKTVLDERTVDYIWMEKNLPVLGDGVTHYYHQGPTFNESDKWDPAEYQNVDTRDYGAVKGTAVSALCDLVGGMAPGDILKVKAEDGFYKKFSYESVYEENPQKGTMGLAWYVGEDSLTGDPQGSGYVPDYYDGMRLIFFADTSTNPWGWHVFGDNDMKETLPEDEWHFFSGDWPSTSGLSVKQVGELAITAHDTGSDAGSVPTTTAARSPLGPLAGLLALCAVAVLRR from the coding sequence ATGAGAGATCATGGCGTATTGAAGGCCGTCGGGCTGGTGCTTGCCCTGCTGGTTTTCATGATCCCGGCGGCCGCGGCGACGACCGAGGTGCATGTCGTCAAGTACGCCCCCGACGGGAAAACGGTCCTGGATGAGCGTACGGTCGACTACATCTGGATGGAGAAGAACCTTCCCGTTCTCGGGGACGGCGTGACCCATTATTATCACCAGGGTCCGACCTTCAACGAGTCCGACAAATGGGATCCCGCCGAATACCAGAATGTCGACACGAGAGACTACGGTGCGGTCAAAGGGACCGCGGTCAGCGCTCTCTGCGACCTGGTGGGCGGCATGGCCCCCGGCGATATCCTGAAGGTCAAGGCCGAGGACGGGTTCTACAAGAAGTTCTCCTATGAGTCGGTCTATGAAGAGAACCCGCAGAAAGGCACGATGGGACTTGCCTGGTACGTCGGCGAGGACTCTCTCACCGGCGACCCGCAGGGTTCGGGCTATGTCCCTGACTACTATGACGGGATGCGCCTGATCTTCTTTGCCGACACCTCCACAAATCCCTGGGGCTGGCACGTCTTCGGGGACAACGACATGAAAGAGACGCTTCCTGAGGATGAATGGCATTTCTTCAGCGGGGACTGGCCCTCGACGAGCGGGCTTTCGGTCAAGCAGGTAGGTGAACTTGCGATCACGGCACACGACACCGGAAGCGATGCCGGCAGTGTCCCGACGACGACGGCCGCCCGGTCGCCTCTCGGTCCGCTGGCCGGTCTTCTTGCCCTCTGTGCCGTCGCTGTCCTGAGGAGATGA
- a CDS encoding purple acid phosphatase family protein gives MRSDHRKLGAWCFLAMFLLPVAVAAAGDGLLWGPYVTGTDETSAVISWKTPGPSGGAVAYADEAAFFEGGYTAEATDLEKTPLHHVALTNLTPGTVYHYAVTTDGVTGPDCRFRTFGDGPCTFVVYSDTRGQAPYFTPLERHKLVADRIAEEENLSFVLHCGDFVTYGHDLDEWNQFFASGRQMLANTTIYPAMGNHEGNRSVYYETFGMPEWYSFDCGQVHVAVLDSNDWAKGRLDEETTWLEEDLAGAGERWTFAAFHHPIFSSNERHWGGDRTLRQAWTPLFERYGVDGVFSGHVHAYERYEVNGTAYFVIPCGGEALYSLAEEKMAGYANSLEHTLAYLRVHASAEGVTAEVVPVAQLSGDSREVVSLYPPNSTFETVAMTPQRAGEGAAQTPLSPVCAGAAFGIAALWLKKER, from the coding sequence GTGAGATCTGATCACAGGAAACTCGGAGCATGGTGCTTCCTCGCCATGTTCCTCCTCCCCGTCGCCGTCGCCGCCGCGGGGGACGGTCTCCTCTGGGGGCCGTATGTCACCGGGACCGACGAGACCTCGGCGGTCATCTCATGGAAAACCCCCGGGCCGAGCGGTGGTGCGGTGGCGTACGCCGACGAAGCGGCCTTCTTCGAGGGCGGGTATACCGCGGAGGCGACCGACCTGGAGAAAACCCCTCTTCACCACGTCGCCCTCACCAATCTTACCCCAGGGACCGTCTATCACTATGCGGTGACCACAGACGGCGTGACCGGTCCGGACTGCCGGTTCAGGACCTTTGGAGATGGGCCGTGCACCTTTGTGGTCTATAGCGACACGAGGGGGCAGGCCCCGTATTTCACCCCGCTTGAGCGGCACAAACTTGTCGCCGACCGGATTGCAGAGGAAGAAAACCTCTCCTTTGTCCTCCACTGCGGGGACTTCGTCACGTACGGCCACGACCTCGACGAGTGGAACCAGTTCTTTGCATCAGGGCGGCAGATGCTTGCAAATACCACCATCTACCCGGCCATGGGCAACCATGAGGGGAACCGTTCGGTGTACTACGAGACCTTCGGGATGCCGGAGTGGTACTCCTTCGACTGCGGCCAGGTCCATGTCGCCGTCCTCGACTCCAATGACTGGGCAAAGGGGCGGCTCGACGAAGAGACCACATGGCTGGAAGAGGACCTCGCCGGTGCCGGGGAGCGGTGGACCTTTGCCGCCTTCCACCACCCGATCTTCTCGTCCAACGAACGGCACTGGGGCGGAGACCGTACCCTGCGCCAGGCCTGGACCCCGCTCTTCGAGCGCTACGGTGTCGACGGCGTCTTCAGCGGGCATGTCCATGCCTACGAGCGATACGAGGTGAACGGGACCGCGTACTTTGTGATTCCCTGCGGCGGGGAGGCGCTCTACTCCCTTGCAGAGGAGAAGATGGCCGGGTATGCGAACAGCCTTGAACACACCCTCGCCTACTTGCGGGTCCATGCGAGCGCGGAGGGAGTCACGGCCGAGGTGGTGCCGGTGGCCCAACTCTCCGGGGACAGCAGGGAGGTGGTGAGTCTCTACCCGCCGAACAGCACGTTCGAGACGGTTGCGATGACACCGCAGCGTGCGGGAGAGGGCGCCGCACAGACGCCCCTCTCTCCTGTCTGTGCCGGTGCGGCATTCGGTATCGCCGCACTGTGGCTGAAAAAAGAACGGTGA
- a CDS encoding argininosuccinate synthase codes for MNGTKRVFLILLLCACFAGVQAAPTDSVYVVKIADDGTTVLNETTVDYQWMEKNLPVLGDGVTHYYHQGPVFAEDKETQWDVNETTNFKDRGSVKGTNVADLCDLVGGMAPGDEVMVKAGDGYHIEFGYENVYEPAPRQGPIGICWYNGEDAAVGERQGVGYPPDYHAAMRLVFFADNSTNPEGKHVFGNQDMRECFPPERLHLFDDLYPSTSGYTVKWIDEVRIYEGGYAGAKNVPVKSLQGSAEVKTTIPTSAPTTQSPAPIVGLLTGLGVAGLVWRMRG; via the coding sequence ATGAACGGAACAAAAAGGGTATTTCTGATCCTGCTCCTCTGCGCATGTTTTGCAGGGGTGCAGGCCGCACCGACGGACTCGGTGTATGTAGTAAAAATTGCAGACGACGGCACCACGGTGCTCAACGAGACGACCGTCGACTACCAGTGGATGGAGAAGAACCTCCCGGTCCTCGGGGACGGCGTGACTCATTATTACCACCAGGGCCCGGTCTTTGCCGAGGACAAAGAGACCCAGTGGGACGTAAACGAGACCACCAACTTCAAGGACCGCGGCTCGGTGAAGGGCACGAATGTTGCCGACCTCTGTGACCTGGTCGGCGGGATGGCGCCCGGCGACGAGGTGATGGTCAAGGCAGGCGACGGCTACCACATCGAGTTCGGATACGAGAACGTCTACGAACCCGCACCGCGCCAGGGCCCGATCGGGATCTGCTGGTACAACGGCGAGGACGCAGCCGTCGGCGAGCGGCAGGGCGTCGGCTATCCGCCTGACTATCATGCTGCCATGCGCCTGGTCTTCTTTGCCGACAACTCCACCAACCCGGAGGGCAAGCATGTCTTCGGGAACCAGGATATGCGCGAGTGCTTCCCGCCCGAACGCCTCCACCTCTTCGACGACCTCTACCCCTCGACCTCGGGCTACACCGTGAAGTGGATCGACGAAGTGCGGATCTATGAGGGCGGGTATGCCGGGGCGAAGAATGTCCCGGTCAAGTCGCTCCAGGGATCCGCCGAGGTCAAGACGACCATCCCGACGTCCGCGCCGACCACGCAGAGCCCTGCCCCGATCGTCGGACTGCTGACCGGGCTTGGTGTTGCCGGTCTGGTATGGAGGATGCGGGGATGA